In Vibrio echinoideorum, the sequence AGATGAAGATGTGTATGCCGCAACCAAACAAGCGCACGCGCACGAGTTCATTGAAACGCTCACTGACCCGTTTGGTAACATTGGCTACGATGCTCAAGTTGGTGAACGAGGCGTTAAGCTTTCGGGTGGTCAGCGCCAACGTGTGGCTATCTCACGCGTACTTCTGAAGAATGCGCCGCTGTTGGTTCTGGATGAAGCAACATCAGCTCTCGATTCAGAAGTTGAAGCGGCTATTCAGGAAAGCTTAATAGAGTTGATGGAAGGTAAAACGGTTATTGCAATTGCACACCGTTTATCGACGATTGCTGCTATGGATCGCCTTATCGTACTTGATGCAGGTAATATCGTAGAAGAAGGGACGCACCAAGAGTTGATCCAGCAAAAAGGCATTTATGCTCAATTATGGAATCATCAAACGGGTGGCTTCATCGCAGATGAACTTGAGCATGCAACCAACACCTAATGCATGTGCTACTTTAAAAGTGCGGCGTGTTTCACACCAATTTGTTAATTAACGGTAAATTACACGTAGCAGAATGTTATGTCGTAATTATATAATACTATTAACGGGACAAAGACGCTTCGCTTGCGCGTTCTGGAATAAGGCTAGACTTCGGGGGGAGGCTAGCCTTTTTTATGCCTGCTATTTAGCACCCTTTCCTGCCTATCGAATAAACTTCATCGATCCTTTTGTTTTTTTCTTGGCGTTTTTTTCTTAAAATGCGCGCAGTATTCTTTCTAGAGATCAACCATGAACAAAAGTGTCTTAACTAACGTAATAGCCTTAGCACTGCTTGCTGCTGGCTATGCGACAGCAAACCAATACTTGCTTTACGCAGGTCTATTCGCATTTTCTGGTGCCATCACCAATTGGCTTGCGATTCACATGTTGTTCGAGAAAGTACCTGGCCTATATGGTTCTGGTGTTATTCCAGCACGCTTTGAAGAGTTCAAAGCAGCAATCAAACAACTGATGATGGAACAATTTTTTACTGAAGGTAACATCGACCGCTTCCTAAGCAGTGAGATGACCGGAAAGTCGCTGAATCTAGAACCTGTGATTAAGAAGATCGACTTTAACCCTGCATTCGATTCACTGGTGCATGTTATCGAGAACTCACAGTTTGGTGGCATGTTAGCAATGGTGGGTGGTACAGAAGCACTACAACCGATGAAAGCGCCATTTGTTGAGAAAATGCAAGAGTCTGTGATTGAAATCAGTAAGAGTGACTCTGTAAAAAATGCCATCAAGGAAGAACTTGAATCACCCGCAATGATGGATGAAATCAAAGAGAACATTGAAGCGATCATCGACCAGCGTTTGAATGAACTGACACCAAAACTCGTTAAAGAAATGGTTCAAACCATGATCAAGAAGCACCTTGGTTGGCTAGTCGTTTGGGGTGGCGTGTTCGGTGGTGTTATCGGTTTAATTTCTGCGGCAATCACACTGTAAACTGCCATCCGTTCTAACTTTATCTGATTTTCGGTGTATCTGGCACCCAATAAAAATGGAAGCTCATTAGCTTCCATTTTTTGTGTCTGGTCAGCGTTCCTTACAGCTAACAAGTAGCTTAGAAACAACTAAGAATCTGCTCTACTTTAAGGTTGCCAACAGCTCAGGGTTTACACCAAAGCCCTTCTTATGTTCTTCAATCACGACTTCACTACGAGTCTGAATCACTCCGGGTAACGTCCCCAGCTTAGTAGCCATAAACGCCTGGTACGCTTTCATGTCTTTTACTCGCACCTTAATCATGGTGTCAAAATCACCA encodes:
- a CDS encoding DUF445 family protein; its protein translation is MNKSVLTNVIALALLAAGYATANQYLLYAGLFAFSGAITNWLAIHMLFEKVPGLYGSGVIPARFEEFKAAIKQLMMEQFFTEGNIDRFLSSEMTGKSLNLEPVIKKIDFNPAFDSLVHVIENSQFGGMLAMVGGTEALQPMKAPFVEKMQESVIEISKSDSVKNAIKEELESPAMMDEIKENIEAIIDQRLNELTPKLVKEMVQTMIKKHLGWLVVWGGVFGGVIGLISAAITL